One Euphorbia lathyris chromosome 1, ddEupLath1.1, whole genome shotgun sequence DNA segment encodes these proteins:
- the LOC136222280 gene encoding uncharacterized protein — protein sequence MGRGRGKGRRLTVNNHDDPGSGEEEKIPAQKRRGRPQKPLKDDIDDIEEVEKLEEEDEESRKPGITTSKEAKSPVAAENGKKRKRYAQTKEKPDSMKEENGVSNRSTSTDDSTKSNGFRHNGSRRKSKPRRAAEATVECK from the coding sequence ATGGGTAGAGGTAGAGGAAAGGGAAGAAGATTGACCGTCAACAATCATGATGATCCTGGAAGTGGCGAGGAAGAGAAAATTCCGGCACAGAAGAGAAGGGGAAGGCCTCAGAAACCGCTGAAAGACGATATAGATGATATAGAGGAAGTCGAAAAATTAGAAGAGGAAGACGAAGAGAGCAGAAAACCAGGCATTACAACAAGCAAAGAAGCGAAAAGTCCAGTAGCAGCAGAAAACGGGAAGAAGAGGAAGCGATACGCGCAGACAAAAGAGAAACCTGATTCGATGAAAGAAGAAAACGGTGTATCTAACAGATCAACAAGTACTGATGACTCAACGAAATCGAATGGATTTCGACATAATGGAAGCAGGCGGAAGAGCAA